In Nilaparvata lugens isolate BPH chromosome 5, ASM1435652v1, whole genome shotgun sequence, the following proteins share a genomic window:
- the LOC111044008 gene encoding uncharacterized protein LOC111044008: MIGRRFLVPGLSFCRRIPILRQTSYRTSVSKVDALQSTSEVSSDDSIHTKHPNFNSLLAVAKSYGLDRNFLVESIEVNPNVLSVDPNRMDKVACQLTQFGFGKELLESIFTHYPEICTTSTERLNDSLLFWSKANFGDRLMYGILNSHPELIDKLDSSSSERIRVLLPYLESHKNIAVAILNNPSVLFEAWETLEAKLEYLNSINIMSEKVAISGGLGLTLDQIKTRFEFLKRAGVYRDVQLKKKMLNKLNPKIEKILSTNDEDFARNVARLSLIEFETFTELYERQLEKEECGDLSDDD, encoded by the coding sequence ATGATTGGCAGAAGATTTCTGGTGCCTGGACTAAGCTTCTGCAGGCGGATTCCCATACTAAGACAGACATCATATCGTACATCTGTGAGTAAGGTCGATGCTCTCCAATCGACTAGTGAAGTGTCAAGTGATGACAGTATTCACACTAAACATCCAAACTTCAACTCATTACTGGCAGTTGCAAAATCCTATGGTCTAGATAGAAATTTCCTAGTCGAATCAATCGAAGTCAATCCAAATGTATTGAGTGTTGATCCAAATAGAATGGATAAAGTTGCATGTCAACTCACTCAATTTGGATTTGGTAAAGAGTTGCTGGAAAGCATTTTCACCCACTATCCAGAAATTTGTACAACTTCCACAGAACGGCTCAACGACTCTCTGCTTTTTTGGAGTAAAGCAAATTTTGGTGATAGACTTATGtatggaattttgaattctcatcCTGAACTTATTGACAAATTGGATAGTAGTAGCTCTGAAAGGATAAGAGTTTTGTTGCCTTACCTGGAAAGTCATAAAAACATCGCTGTGGCTATACTGAATAATCCTAGTGTACTATTTGAAGCATGGGAAACACTTGAAGCCAAGTTAGAATATCTTAACTCTATAAATATAATGTCTGAAAAAGTTGCTATTAGTGGAGGATTAGGGCTGACTCTAGATCAAATAAAAACTAGGTTTGAGTTTTTGAAAAGAGCAGGAGTTTATAGAGACGTGCAATTAAAGAAAAAGATGCTCAATAAACTAAATCCAAAAATCGAAAAAATACTTTCAACAAATGATGAGGATTTTGCTAGGAATGTAGCTAGATtatcattgattgaatttgaaacatttacAGAACTTTATGAACGCCAATTGGAGAAGGAAGAATGTGGAGACTTATCCGATGATGATTAA